In Quadrisphaera sp. RL12-1S, the genomic stretch CTGCTGGTCTTCGGTCTCGTGATCATCACCGTGGTCGCCGTCGCGGGGTACGCCGTCAGCGCCAAGGAGCGCAGGACGACGACGCACCGGCGACGTGACGCCGGCGACGCCGGGGGCGCCCCCTTCGTCAGCGGCGGCCACCACAGCCACCACGGGGACGGCGGCTCCTTCGGGGGCGGCGGCTGGTTCGGCGGTGGGGGCGACGGCGGGTTCGGCTCCGGCGGCTCAGACGGCGGTGGTGGCGGCGGCGGGGACTGAGCCGCCCGCCCCGCCGCGCGGGAGGTCCATGATCACGGGGAGGGGTGGGGGTCAGTAGTCCACGCGGTCGGCGCGGGAGCCCCACGCGGTGAAGGGCGCCAGCCGGTCGTCGTGGGCGAGGTGCGCCACGCGGATCGAGCCCATCTCGGGCCACTTCTCGCGCGGGGCGGCGAAGAGCTCGTAGAAGGCGCGGTCGTCGAAGCCGGCGAGCGCGGCGTCGTCCCGGTCGGCGGCGTAGACCACGCCGTCGACCCGCGCCCACAGCGACGCCGCCAGGCACAGCGGGCACGGCTCGCAGGAGGACACGAGCACGCACCCGTTCAGCCGGAAGTCACCGACCGCCGCGCAGGCGTTGCGGATGGCGACCACCTCGGCGTGCGCGGTCGGGTCCAGCGTGGGGGTGACGAGGTTGGTGCCGGTGGCGATGACCTCGCCGCCGTCGCCGGAGCCGCTGCCCACCCGGACGACCACGGCGCCGAAGGGCCCGCCCCCGCCGTCGACGTTCTCCCGGGCCAGGTCGATCGCCCGTCCCAGCCACTCCAGCTCGCTCATGCCGTCTCCTCTGCTCGCTCACCGGACCGCCACCCCAGCCAGACCCTGTCCCGCGCCATCGGCAGCCGGTGGAACCGGACCCCCGTCGCGTCCCGCACCGCGTTGGCCAGCGCCGGGGCGACGGGGTTGTAGGGGCTCTCGCTCATCGACTTGGCGCCCATCGGGCCGACGGCGTCGGTGGTGTCCGCGAAGAGCACGGTCGTCGTCGGGACGTCGGCCCAGGTGGGCAGGTGGTAGGTCCGGAAGGCGGGGTTGGTCACCGCGCCCGTCCCGCCGGGGGCGTCGTCGAGGCGGACCTCCTCG encodes the following:
- a CDS encoding nucleoside deaminase, producing MSELEWLGRAIDLARENVDGGGGPFGAVVVRVGSGSGDGGEVIATGTNLVTPTLDPTAHAEVVAIRNACAAVGDFRLNGCVLVSSCEPCPLCLAASLWARVDGVVYAADRDDAALAGFDDRAFYELFAAPREKWPEMGSIRVAHLAHDDRLAPFTAWGSRADRVDY